A genome region from Hippopotamus amphibius kiboko isolate mHipAmp2 chromosome 1, mHipAmp2.hap2, whole genome shotgun sequence includes the following:
- the FAM174A gene encoding membrane protein FAM174A isoform X2, with the protein MKATHCSCCLRHLLASALLLLLLLPELRGPLAVLLQAADAVPNPRPPDRGPRTLPPLPPGPTAAQSPGRAPAEAAGPRGAEGGNGSTPGAGLAAGGPGGKAGEEGSVGGVLAVSPNPGDKPMTQRALTVLMVVSGAVLVYFVVRTVRMRRRNRKTRRYGVLDTNIENMELTPLEQDDEDDDNTLFDANHPRRSILTDC; encoded by the exons ATGAAGGCGACGCACTGTAGCTGCTGCCTCCGCCACCTCCTCGCCTCCGCCCTCCTGCTGTTGCTCCTGCTGCCAGAGTTGAGAGGGCCCTTGGCGGTACTGCTGCAGGCGGCCGACGCCGTGCCGAATCCCAGGCCTCCGGACCGGGGGCCGCGGACCCTGCCACCTCTGCCACCCGGCCCCACAGCTGCCCAGTCCCCAGGCCGCGCTCCAGCCGAAGCCGCGGGACCGCGGGGAGCCGAGGGCGGCAATGGCAGCACTCCCGGGGCGGGGCTTGCCGCGGGCGGCCCAGGCGGGAAGGCGGGGGAAGAAGGCTCCGTGGGTGGCGTCCTCGCTGTGAGCCCCAACCCCGGCGATAAGCCCATGACCCAGCGAGCCCTGACCGTGTTGATGGTGGTGAGTGGCGCGGTGCTGGTGTACTTCGTCGTCAGGACGGTCAG GATGAGAAGAAGAAACCGAAAGACTAGGAGATACGGAGTTTTGGACACTAACATAGAAAACATGGAACTGACACCTTTAGAACaagatgatgaggatgatgataacACATTGTTTGATGCCAATCATCCTCGAAG ATCTATTCTCACTGACTGTTAA
- the FAM174A gene encoding membrane protein FAM174A isoform X4, producing MKATHCSCCLRHLLASALLLLLLLPELRGPLAVLLQAADAVPNPRPPDRGPRTLPPLPPGPTAAQSPGRAPAEAAGPRGAEGGNGSTPGAGLAAGGPGGKAGEEGSVGGVLAVSPNPGDKPMTQRALTVLMVVSGAVLVYFVVRTVRMRRRNRKTRRYGVLDTNIENMELTPLEQDDEDDDNTLFDANHPRR from the exons ATGAAGGCGACGCACTGTAGCTGCTGCCTCCGCCACCTCCTCGCCTCCGCCCTCCTGCTGTTGCTCCTGCTGCCAGAGTTGAGAGGGCCCTTGGCGGTACTGCTGCAGGCGGCCGACGCCGTGCCGAATCCCAGGCCTCCGGACCGGGGGCCGCGGACCCTGCCACCTCTGCCACCCGGCCCCACAGCTGCCCAGTCCCCAGGCCGCGCTCCAGCCGAAGCCGCGGGACCGCGGGGAGCCGAGGGCGGCAATGGCAGCACTCCCGGGGCGGGGCTTGCCGCGGGCGGCCCAGGCGGGAAGGCGGGGGAAGAAGGCTCCGTGGGTGGCGTCCTCGCTGTGAGCCCCAACCCCGGCGATAAGCCCATGACCCAGCGAGCCCTGACCGTGTTGATGGTGGTGAGTGGCGCGGTGCTGGTGTACTTCGTCGTCAGGACGGTCAG GATGAGAAGAAGAAACCGAAAGACTAGGAGATACGGAGTTTTGGACACTAACATAGAAAACATGGAACTGACACCTTTAGAACaagatgatgaggatgatgataacACATTGTTTGATGCCAATCATCCTCGAAGGTAA
- the FAM174A gene encoding membrane protein FAM174A isoform X3: protein MKATHCSCCLRHLLASALLLLLLLPELRGPLAVLLQAADAVPNPRPPDRGPRTLPPLPPGPTAAQSPGRAPAEAAGPRGAEGGNGSTPGAGLAAGGPGGKAGEEGSVGGVLAVSPNPGDKPMTQRALTVLMVVSGAVLVYFVVRTVRMRRRNRKTRRYGVLDTNIENMELTPLEQDDEDDDNTLFDANHPRR from the exons ATGAAGGCGACGCACTGTAGCTGCTGCCTCCGCCACCTCCTCGCCTCCGCCCTCCTGCTGTTGCTCCTGCTGCCAGAGTTGAGAGGGCCCTTGGCGGTACTGCTGCAGGCGGCCGACGCCGTGCCGAATCCCAGGCCTCCGGACCGGGGGCCGCGGACCCTGCCACCTCTGCCACCCGGCCCCACAGCTGCCCAGTCCCCAGGCCGCGCTCCAGCCGAAGCCGCGGGACCGCGGGGAGCCGAGGGCGGCAATGGCAGCACTCCCGGGGCGGGGCTTGCCGCGGGCGGCCCAGGCGGGAAGGCGGGGGAAGAAGGCTCCGTGGGTGGCGTCCTCGCTGTGAGCCCCAACCCCGGCGATAAGCCCATGACCCAGCGAGCCCTGACCGTGTTGATGGTGGTGAGTGGCGCGGTGCTGGTGTACTTCGTCGTCAGGACGGTCAG GATGAGAAGAAGAAACCGAAAGACTAGGAGATACGGAGTTTTGGACACTAACATAGAAAACATGGAACTGACACCTTTAGAACaagatgatgaggatgatgataacACATTGTTTGATGCCAATCATCCTCGAAG